The Planctomycetia bacterium genome segment TCCCGCGGCGACCGGAATCGTCAGGGAACTGCCCAACAGGCATGACTTCACATGCGCTGGCATGTCGTCGGGGCCTTCGCAGGTATGTGCGTACGGAAAGTCTTCCGGCGCCAAGGCGTTGAACGATCTCTCCAAGTCCGCCGGCACATCGGGGTCGGCATTCTCGCTGATCACGAGCGACGCCGAAGTGTGCTGAATAAAGACGTGCAGCAACCCAGCCTGA includes the following:
- a CDS encoding secondary thiamine-phosphate synthase enzyme YjbQ, producing MAWHQMTLRLRPCSRGFHLITDEVVAAFPALRRIQAGLLHVFIQHTSASLVISENADPDVPADLERSFNALAPEDFPYAHTCEGPDDMPAHVKSCLLGSSLTIPVAAGKLCLGTWQGIYLCEHRDRAGGRSLVLTLHGAADEKPAH